The following proteins are co-located in the Malaya genurostris strain Urasoe2022 unplaced genomic scaffold, Malgen_1.1 HiC_scaffold_42, whole genome shotgun sequence genome:
- the LOC131440022 gene encoding uncharacterized protein LOC131440022 → MGSPLSPILADIVMENLLKTATRQLPFGIPVIRKYVDDLFMAIPNDKVQYTLDMFNSYNPHLQFTKEEESNNKLPFLDTIVTRQSDQTMSTMWYAKPISSNRLLNFLSFHPLSMKINVAVNFIKRVTSLSTSQDHNFQRNVIFHHLRTNNYPTSLINRLMTRNNSPNNIKRITDTPSSNGSSINNNIDFTYGSLPHIPSLSTTIASILKADYPQVKITQKPIKTIARILPSTKYPIDPMLQSNVIYSISCEDCNMCYIGMTRNQQKTRLYGHNSNINQYHKLRDAGKNSNDEQMNNLGEKTALIQHMIQHNHTFNTAQAKIIDRTYRSSSLPILEMCHITNTANTINHRTDVDGLNTIYAGILHTIKATTSRRKRVTTESKMIVDHVSH, encoded by the coding sequence ATGGGTAGCCCCCTATCACCCATATTAGCCGATATCGTCATGGAAAACCTTCTGAAAACAGCAACCAGACAACTTCCGTTTGGCATTCCCGTGATACGTAAATACGTCGACGATTTGTTCATGGCTATTCCCAATGACAAAGTACAATATACACTCGATATGTTCAACTCATACAATCCACATTTACAATTCACCAAGGAGGAAGAATCTAACAACAAACTACCATTTTTAGACACGATAGTAACGCGACAATCAGATCAAACAATGTCAACCATGTGGTATGCCAAACCCATCTCATCGAACCGACTTCTTAATTTTCTATCGTTTCATCCGCTATCAATGAAAATAAACGTCGCCGTAAACTTTATAAAAAGAGTGACCAGTCTTTCCACGAGTCAAGACCATAATTTCCAGCGCAATGTAATCTTCCATCATCTTCGCACCAACAACTATCCAACATCACTAATAAACAGGCTTATGACTCGCAACAATAGCCCTAACAACATAAAACGGATAACTGACACTCCATCAAGTAACGGCTCCAGCATAAACAACAACATAGATTTTACCTACGGATCACTACCACATATTCCTTCTCTAAGTACGACAATAGCCAGCATTCTCAAAGCAGATTATCCTCAAGTCAAAATAACGCAAAAACCGATCAAAACCATTGCCCGCATTCTTCCTAGCACCAAATATCCAATAGACCCCATGCTTCAATCAAATGTTATTTACAGTATATCATGTGAAGACTGTAATATGTGCTATATCGGCATGACAAGAAATCAACAAAAAACAAGGCTCTATGGGCATAACAGCAACATAAATCAGTACCACAAACTGAGAGACGCTGGTAAAAACAGCAACGATGAACAGATGAACAATCTTGGGGAAAAAACTGCCCTGATCCAACATATGATCCAACACAATCACACGTTTAATACAGCACAAGCCAAAATCATCGACAGAACCTACCGATCGTCATCTCTACCCATACTCGAGATGTGCCATATTACAAACACAGCCAATACCATCAACCACCGTACCGATGTAGACGGACTCAACACTATCTACGCAGGCATTTTACACACAATTAAAGCTACCACTAGTCGCCGAAAAAGAGTCACAACAGAGAGCAAAATGATTGTGGATCACGTGTCTCACTAA